GGACAGGTCGAAAAGTTGCTATTAGCCGCCCACGACAAACCAAGCGCAGTTGTGCATTCAAACCAGCAGCTATTCGATACCAAGTGGTAGAAGGGACCATCTGCAAGCCATAAGGTAAAAGGTAAATCAATTTTGAGCTACAAATTGCAACATGTTGATTAAGCTCCCTAACCTTAAAAGTGTAAATGACAAACTTGTTAGCATTGAGTTCTTGGAAGCAGATGCCAAACCTGGCTCATGAGGCTGGTAAGAATATTGTCACTTTGAATTGAGAAAGGAGCCATGTAACTTCCATCACCTCCAAAAAGTATAGACATTGGAAATCTTTGATGTAGGCGAGCAGGAATATCAGTTCTCTTCTCATCTCCACCAAGGTAGAAATCCAAGTATCCGAGCATTAAATCAGAGGTTGCAGCTACCTAGAGAACAAAGACCATATTTGAGCCAAATATTTATGATTCTTTTACACAAGGTCTTAGGCTTTTGAAGGaacataaaacatgttttaaatcctgaaaaaaaagtttcaaattgaTACACAACAATAAAACATATCACCCTCTCCAttcacttaaaataatattcaaacaaaaatgTACAATAACAATAAATGGCTAAACTTTTAATGTCTGTGcaacaaaatttgaaactaataGAACCAAAAGTAAGCCACATGACATGCATGTTTTGAAGGGAAAAGGAATAGAAAAAATGGGAGGTGTGAATGGGCAAAAGAAAATCACCACACAAACAAACCTTAAGCCCTTCATAGAGAGCCCGTGAACGGCAAGAGCGCAAGCAAGCATGGTCATACTCCGATCGAACAAACTCTCGCAGTCTTTGCAGTTTAATTCTCCGTCTCCATTGCTGCCATGACCATGCAAGGGGGTACGCAAGAACAGACACTAAAATGTAAATTGCACCTTCCCACCATTGATAAGCAGCTATACCATTAATCTCATCCACAAATGTATTGAATGCACCCTCATATCTGATAGACCATCATAAATAAGGTGAAAACATAGCTTTGCAATGATAATTGATATCAAAACCCCAAAGTTTGGCAGAAGAACTGAGCCAACTGAGCCATTCCTGTAAAAAAACAGTATGAGAATTAACTTACACAATCTCTTTTATTTGCTCAGGAGGGGTATGGGGAAGATGCCAAGGCTCACTGAAAGTATTACGGCCCATAAAATACATTCTGTGCACATGACTCTGAGACTCCTCAGCTCTATTTGTTTCCAAAACCTGAAAAGTGATACGCAACTTGTCAATCTATACATAAACTAGTGAAGCCCTCCCTTCAAATTCTTCTATATAAAGATCAAGGGAAGGGAGATATTCAAGGCCTAAGCTGGGTTCTAAATGCAACTTTTAAATGAACAGAAATTAACATGCTGAGACATGGAGAAACCTCATTTAATGACTCTAGGAAGGGAAAAGAATGATCTATCTGAGAGCCATGTTGAGTGGGAGCTGGACCAGGTAATTCATCCACCCCAACAAATTTCATCCGAGCAACGCTGAGCACCAGCGCTAAGAGGATGAGGAGAcccaaaagaagaagacaaaacaGCCATGGCCCACCAAACGTGTAAATCAACTCTTCTAGGGCTGTATAACAATGTGGCATGTGAAATCTCTCCGAAACACATTTGTAAGGACATGGAGTTTCAGCAATACCACCTGGTAAAGCGGACAAAGTGAGGATTTGCACTGTTTAGCATTATGAACACAAGTATAATGCATGTGCCTGCAAATGCATGGTCATGGTGTCTTCCAGCATTGTGTGTGAAAGCATGCAAGCCCGAACCTCTGCAACCCCTCCCTCCAAATTATTTGTCCATctcaagaaaattcaactttAGCAGACGTTTGTTGCTTTGACATAGAATAAAAAAGTTTGTGCGGTCTAGTATCTCCTTTGCATATAAAGATGAATTTAGGAGACGGTAAAATTTCAGAGATTAAATTTTACTATGAAATTATACAAGTTTCAGGCAGGCAGCCATCCCAGTATGTCGTTTTAGATCAGGCAAAATGCTTAAGAACTCCCAATTTTAAAATACCTCGAACAGCAATATAAGCAGCACGACGAGGAAGATCATCAGCAGGGCACGAATGACAAAGCACTCTACTAGATCCAATTACATTCTTATATGTGCCAACTGGACATTCCTGAAGAAGTACAGGAAAAAATGAAGACTGGAGAAAACAGCTTTAAAGtagttaataattgttttaaacgAGATGTCTGAAACTATCACCAAAAAGATTATCATATCAGAACTCCCTAAAAACCAAATACCATTTGTCATGAAATTGATACCTTATTTCTGATTAGATGATTGCATGGTGCATTTATATGGTCTAAAACAATtcaccttcaatttttttaccttgCTACAAATGCAACCAACATTGAACATCGCATTATTTTCTCAAATACGATCATATTCAATGATAGCAAGATTATAATTCCTAACACCCACGCATATACTCTCAACATAAGACATGCCACTTGCAGTAATTAACTCAAGAAGAGAAATCACAAAGTCAAGAAATCATGACACTACCTCACAAAATATTCCATACAGCCCCTTTGGGCAAGCTTTTCCCGTCACTGTTCCGTTTTCCCCAGCATGACCATCATCTCTTCCCAATCCTCCCCTGCAATGAAGAGTGAAACCCAATCAGATCAAGAATGCACGTCTCAGAGCCAACAGTTAAAATTAACATCAGTAGTTCAACTTAGATTATACATTCACAATGCTCAAGGTGCAGAGGGTAGACTGCATTTAGTAAAGGATTCAGTCCCTCCAAGAActcaaaacaaatgataaaaatctGTTTGTGATGGGCTGAAGGGAAGGTGAATATGTATGCTATTTGTGATCTTTGGGAAGAGTCAAGAAAAAGCATATGGTAAAGATAACCTAATACTTGCTCACACAGCAATTTATAGCTTCCATTCGGTTAATGCCTGAAATATAATGTTAACAGAAACATTAACGAGCAATGTTTTAGGAGGATCATAAAAGCTTTCTCGGTAATGAGTTCAGCATATGACATGGAAGCTCTATTTGTCATCCTTGCCTAGTTTATGCCAGTGCGTGCAGAAGCCCCACTATATCTTCCTATAAGTTTATGTGAGTATGCAGATTCCCCACTATATATTCATATAATCAATGAGAAATATAGTCCCTTACCACATTGGCTGGTGTCTTTAGCTATGTTGAGACAGCAGGTGGACAGCACCCACTCAACTACACAGCCAGTCACTCAACATCTCATATCAAGTAGCtcatattaaatatcttaaattcataattattgtTTATATGACCATTCAATAACCAAACTATTCAGCATCCTTGTTAGTCTTTAAATTCCTGTGGTTTCAGACACTGAATCCTTCTCTTTAACATTTGTCTTTCCTTCAAATGGCTTCTAAACTTCATTAAAATTCATACTAAATAGCTTTTGAGACTAAActaaatcataattctcaagttaattttttccaACAGCCTCTTGAAAACTTAATATTAagaacaaattaattttgaacatCAGGCAAAtctaatgatcaaaatatagaatgaattaaataatcaatattatCTGATAAATTTTCACTGTGTTTTCCAATATTtcttggaaaaagaaaaccttGTGGATCAGAATTATCTGGCACCACCAGAAAATGCAGTGTTTAAATAGATCATATAGAATACAAACCAAGTGTGGATGCTTCCATTCACACGAGCAATGGGCTGGTACATGTCCCCAGTTGGAATGTCTGACCAATGGAAGTGAACTcttccaccaccacctccaccgcCCCCCTTTGGACTACCATATCCCCCAACACTTGAAAGTACAGCATGCTCCCCAAGATCTAGTGTATGTAAGAACAGAAGAATAGTTCCTCCAGAACCACCGCCAGGACCTCCAGCAGTACCTTTCATGACAACCAGTTGGTCTCTAGTGATTCCTTTAAAACTTTCACCATCAGCTCTGACTGAACCTTCAACAGACAAACTTGACAAAGGATGCTCCAATGAACCCATTACTGACCAGACAGGTAGACCAAATGAATATGAGTGAATCAGTTTGAAGGTAAAATAGCAAAGAAACACAAACACAACCAAGTTCCCTAAAATGCAAATGGGCAACTTAACTATGTTAAAAGTTGCCAACTTGAATgcacaaatattattatttttaatatatccaGGAAAGAGGTGATCCAAATATCACTCTGTTGAGAGAGATCCCTTACCATATTTCATGCAGAAGGTGACCATTTTTGAATGACACGGATAAAAGATAATACATCATATGTATGTCAAAACAAAGCTGAAAGTTATTAGCTGATAAATTGATCCAAAGCACAAGCTTACCTATAATGCCACCACCTGCAGTAGAACCAGAAGAGTTTTCCTGTCCACTTCCACTACCAAGTTCACAAGGTAGCTCTGCATCACCATATGAAACACCACCATCAACACAACTATCATTGTAACACGCAGACCCACCTTTGCCACCATGGCCACCACCACTGCCAATCCCATTGCTTAAACCATTACCTCTACCCACACCACCAGTGCAGCCTGCATGAGTACAGTGTTATCAGCAATTCTGTCTAAATATGATTCTTCAATGTGAACACAAACTTATCTTATCTTTATTCAAACACAACAAATGAACTCAAGAGTCTTCTCACACTATCCAAAATGCAGCTTAAAAAAATGTGGGCATACATGTCTGTGCGAGGGTATTCAATAAATCTATTGTGTGTGCAGGGAAAGGTGGAATAAGGAAGGATGGGGAGGGATGAGATTCCGTGTAAACTGAAATAGGTAGACAAAtgtccattaaaaaatattgtacaaagaaaaaaagagtattACCCATGCCAGATGCACTTATTGTTCCAGAAGATGGAACAGATATTGCTCTTGCCTGATTAAAATGGACAACAGATCCTTCTATAAGTCCCTCAACTGTAATATCCTCCACTCGGCATATCTGAAATATATGGGGAAAAAAGTTAGATAAGCTGGAATAAGTAAATTCCAAACCTTATAACATGCAACTTCTATTCAAGGATCACCTGAAGGGtaaaagaaagagatgagttCACATTGCAATCTTCAGGAGGATGAAAAAGTTCTGCAGGGCATTCCTCAAGTTGGCAATGGAGCCTTGGCGTACTACAGAAGTAAAACCACAAAACTCTGTAAGTTCAAACATAAAccagagaggaaaaaaaaatccaacaaaatatgGACTTACATTGCATCACTTGTTGCATTCTCGACAGGACCACGCAACACAGATCCAGGTGCAACcttgtgaaaaattaaaaatgcataATCAGTCATCAATAATTAGAACACAAACTGGTCATGTCTGCACAAACATTGCACAACAAAGGTTTCCGGTATTAGAACCGGGCTCCAACAACATTACTATCAGtagaacaaagaaagaaagaaacagactTATTGCCACAATAGCTCTCACAAAAGAAATACTCCATCCCACAGTCCCTCAGAAATATACTTGGCGAGAGCAGAATGTTTTAGGAAGATTGCAATTAATACATTGACACAAACTTTCCAAAGTTAACCCTAGTCCACTTGAATATTCAACTCGATAGTTCATTTTAGCATACAATAAAGGCTATGGGATATTATTggaaaactaaaacaatttttgttgacttttaaaaattgacaaaaatattgAACATCCAAAAAAAGCATGTGCTATTGAGTaagaattaatgaaattaactgcacataataaaaatacatctcATCCCAGCAGCCATGACTGCTAAAGACAGATGAAACAGTGGAAACACTTTTCAAGTACTGCAAATCAAACCAGTTCAGCAGGcaaaaaattactataaatcTGAGAAAAGAGAACAACCTCAACGTGCTAGAATCACAGTTttcttcccaaaaaaaaaaaagatactgaACCACTAAGTAACCAACAAGCAAAGTGAACTTGTAAGCCATCAATACAACTAATTGTTactgttattataaaacacagCTTACATGAATACTATAAAAAAGTGATAGAACCAAACGTTGAGCTTCAATCCAATTGCCTGATCCAGACAAATTCAATAGACCTTGACCATGAACCCCCAGATTGGCATTAGAATGTATGACAGATGATTCctgtttaacaaaaaaaaggattggCATATCATTTGCAAAACACAGCAAAAGTAAAATATGCCAGTCACAATGAGAAAGTACCTTAAGAACAACTAGATTGCTAGCCTCAAGCAAAGAAGTCGCAACAGTTACATCTTCACCGCCATCTATGATCATTTTGGAATTCCACATTAAGAACATTTTCACACTCATGCGTAGAGCCCCATAAACCTGATGTGTGAAAACCAATTATCATgcacatcaaaatcaaattacatacaagcacaaataaaaaatggtatGCATAGATATAACAGAACGAAAATCTAAACAAAGCATGGATAGAGTGTGGAATAAGCAGAAACTTAAAATTCTCATTgacatatatgaaaaaaaaatataccgtCAGGCTAGAAGTGATGATTTTAAAAGCCATAATTATGAAACCATAATTTCactagaaatgaagaaaaaagcatattaaaaaaGGTTAGAATAATACTAGAGATGATTTTcaagttttagtttttataaaaaattaacaaatgagTTCAAAGCCTAAAACGGTACCAAAATGTAGATGTTTCCATGCATAGACAGAGAGTAATATGTGCATAAAAGAGCATACAAAGGCATAATTATGCAAGGCAAGAGCCTGCAAAAGGGGAAAAGAATGACGGGTCAATTACTATAACATGGACAAGTTGAGAAGTGATGAAATCTCCAAGACTGATGTGGTGCTGTAGAAGCAATTTCAGCTCtcaaacaaattcaaaagaaatctgAAAGCTATTCTTTTTGAGGCATGGACAAGCTGAGAAGTGATGAAATCTCCAAGATTGGTCCAGTGTTGTAGAAGCAATTTCAGCTCTCAAACAAATTTGACAGAAATTTGAAAGCTATTCTTCTTGAGGCTTTACTACAATATGTTTCTTATTTAGAAAAACTAGTTACTTCAGGTTATGATGAATTTAGGGTTGCTTGGGAGCTTTAtgatttagaaattattttatttccaatTTAGTTTTTGGTATACTAGGGTTCCTGAAGGTCCAATAGACACCACAGCATGTTCTGTACACATTTAATGATGCAATTGAAGATGAGAAGGATAAAAGGAGTTGGAATCAAGGATGTAACTTCAAGCTATTGGCAGAAGAATGGAAGCTTTTGTACTGCTTGAACATTTCAAAACTTGAGGTCAAGTTTTTCCCAACAAAGAGAGAATGATGCAAGGGCTATTGAAGATCTCAAACAAATTACCTTTTAATGAAAGCtgtagaatttatttttctcaagttcttattctatgttatttgtttttccccaGGACATCTAGTTATCGTAAATCATTGTGTATTTAGTACTAATTACGAGTTCCATTGTCGGGACTTCACTCCCTAAGTGTTATGGTCTAATAGAGATTTTGGGGGAGCATCTATATGAGGAACCATATTTTGTCGTGTGGAATAGAGGGTTTTGTCGACAGATAATTGAGAATTGATGATAGTTCATTTTTTACTTATTCTTTCTATGTTACCCTATATTCTCTCCTTATTTCTTATCTCCTTTCTATTCCTTGTTTCCTATAAGAGAAACCAAAGAAATGCACATACACAATCAATGTATAGTTGTGGGTTTTTCTCAATGCTGGCTGAACAAGTACAGTAGTAAGTGTGGGTTTTTGCTGCATTCATGAATTCATCAATGCATATACACAATCAATGTATAGTTGTGGCTTGCCTTGATTACAGAGTCACTCATTAATAGCTCTTCCGCAAATAATTCAAACTCTGACGAAGCATAATGAGCTAGCCCAAAGCTTAGGACTCCACTGCATAACAGACTTATTTGTCCTTGGACCTACATATTCACCAGGATTAGCTTAAAATGCAattatatcaacaaaaaaaatacttaagatCTTATCAAAAATCCAAATGCAAAAGATTGTGGCAAAAAAAGATAAGGATAACTAAGATAACAGAAGAGTGCAACAAGAGATATATCCTCTCCTTTGAGAATTGATGCCTTAAACCCACTCTCTCAAAATTCTAAGGTGGGccaaagagaaaatataaaaagcctCACCTAGAGCTCCAACAGATCCAAGAGCCAGTGCAAACTATCTTATATAGACACAaagaatgaaatataaaaaagcttCACCTAGAGCTCCAACAGATCCTACAGCGAGTGCAAGCTATCTTATATAGACAGATATACAAGAATACAATAGACATATAAACCATGGAAACGAGCCTCTCAATGTGGGAATTCCTGTAACTGTCCAGTAACACCATTGTTCTAAGCTTTTCATCATTCTCATCAAGTacaattttaagaattttcagAATAGTTGTGCCTGAATGATGTTACAAAGCTGAAAACTGACAAACAATGGGACAAATGGACCAAAAAAGTTTGCTTAAGTATTTGATATATACATGTTTACATGTTATGCAGGAATTAGTTATATGTCTGGACCTGTTTGCATGCACATATAGTTTTTAGTAAGAATTCATCTTTTCTGCCTATCATCATATGCATGGGACACAAAGTATTGCACATTCTAAAACCAGCACTTCAGATACTTCCTATTTCTGCCCTCtattcttttcctttaaatGTGATCACCAACCACCCtcgaaaataaaatttcttaatctttgcaatttcaGATCATTCATGTTTCTGCACTTAATATTGTTCCCATTTCTGCACTCTATTCATTTCCATTAAATGACACCAACAAACCCTTCAAAAAAAATGGTCCTAATCTTTTCCAAGGCTAACAAATTTTCACACATATAGAAGCTAATACGTAACTCGAATTTCAACAACCTGAACACGACTCCAGAGCAATGGAACAGTAGCCCTGGCATGATTTCGAACATAAACATTTGTCCAGAGAGGCTGATAAGGAAACTCCAAAAGAAGTGTATCTGTATCTGTTGACATATTGTGATTGCTCACAGTAAGGCTCCGGGCAACAGCATCATATAAAGTTCCAGCACCACCTGCATTTTCTGGACAACCGAAACTATTCCCTCCTACAAACATAACAACAAAGCATAAAGTTTCAGTATTTGCCAATTGAGAAGTACAATTGAATTGAACAGTAATAAGACAAGCTCTCCAAACTATTCAAATTGTCACACTTTTTAAAGTCATCAGATACACAGCTAGTAATCACACCCCAATAATTATATCCAAACAAAAATGAgttcaaaatagaaattttgAATTATAGGAAAAGCGTTTTGCAAAATTTTTGGAACAACAAAAGTATAAGGCCAGGAGAGAAACAATATAATAAACCCAGTACCATGTTCCATCCTCTCACATTCATATAGTGACTACAATGGATCTAGTGAATGATTTCTCAAACCAAAAGGCTTATAACTGGACAAGACAAAGACTTCAAGAAAGCAATTGGGCCGTGAACGGAAAAATACAAGTGTTGTTTAGAATATACACATTGAAAAGCAGGACGATAAGAGGTGACCAAGATGAGGAACAATGAACATCATCATCGAAGGTAACAAAGACATACAATGACAAAGAGAGCAACATGTTCTGTGCTTCAGATTAACATGTGCAACACAGAACAATCAACATAATTGTCCAGCATCTACAACAGTGAATGAGATACTGTGTGGTATATTAAGACATTTATGAGGAATATTTTGTCCAGGATGtactatttttccttttctaattaTGCCAGAATACTCAAGTCCATTGCTGTTTCAAGGCATCACTTTGCTTGATTGATAACatatataaatgaaaagaaaaaaaaaacccaaatgcAGATTCCTTCCTCCAAGACCACCGTAAAGGAACTTTTGACATAATTCCcataatagaaaaggaaaaatgcaAATGCTATGAGAATGAATGAATGTTCAAACTAACTTTTAGTTAAACTTGCAGATTTCAGTCTCTGATAGGAAAGCACCCACTCAAGACATCAACAAGTAATGGCAACTAAAACCAGGAATTACTATTCAGACAAGTTTGTTCACAAGATTTCACCATAAAAATCTACACATGACAAGGAAGTATGATGGGTCTCACCATGCACAAAAATTTGAGGGTCGTCATGCCTACTGAAAATGTCAACTGAAACTCTTCCACCACCGCCACCAGCAAAACCATTACCTCCACAAGCGCTTATCCTGCCACCTCCAGTCCTGCTCTTCAAATAGAGATAAATCATTGAGACATTAAAACCCAATGGTGATACCATGACTGCAGAAAATGCAAGTTGGGAAAGACATGGTCAACATTGTAACTGCAGCTGAGTCTACCATAAATACATGGATAATATGATATTAAACAAGTCAACCTCTCAAACTTACTCCCCATGCATGCATGGATGCTCACACACATGCAGATATTCTTTTAACTTACAAGGCATTCATGAATAAACAGACACATAAAGATGCAAAGCATATATGTACATTTGATGGCCTTGGTTATCAAACCCTTGTATAGTTAACTCCGTCTCCACCAGCACATAAATTGTAACTGCATTTGACATGCAGGAATTTAGGGTCTCGTTCTCCATAGAAACATCATAACTAAAGGCAGGTATGGATAAGTAAACTATCCAACTATCCATGCCATCCAATGCATAAGCCACAAATATACTGGCAATTGATTGAGATAGCACAAAACAGCATCCACTACTTTGCTAAAAATCACTTCAGAATCAAGTAAGCAGGGCCACAGAATAGCTAAAAACTGAAAGTCAGTAGACCAAGCAAGGCCACTATATGATAAACATTCACTTATGTCCGGCCTGGATAATACAATAAACAAACATAACCAAATGGAGAGGCGGTCACTGAATTCTTTCAAGTAATTGATAAAGAAAGGACATCTATGAAAGGAAATCAGCAGATCTTCCCTTTATTTAACACAAAATGTTTAATTAAAGCAATATGTGAGGTCTATTTTATGGTAAAAATGGCTATTGATTCACATTTACCCTTCGGAGCTGATGCTACATCTTATATTGCATAAATGAGTAGGATAACTATAACCTTAAATCACTCTTGATTTTTCCATAAAAAGGCTAATGTTAAACTCCATTATCTTCATTACAACTTACTTTCCACAAAACTCTTTCACCAGCCGTCCATCAGCTGTCCATTAACCAATCTCCATTAATTCTTTCCAACTTCTTAAGCCATTAAACCCTAATCTCCTCGGCAACCAAAACtaaacaatttcaaattaaGAACTCTACATTATTGCACAAGGCTTTTCTAACAACCTTTTCATTAATCaatcttttcatttattgttttcCAAGATTTAAATCCACAGAACTCCAATTCCACCAGCCACCAAAATTTCCCAATTACCCAATTAAAAACCCTATATCATCCCAAAATAAAACTGAATCTTAACAATAAATCTAACACAAAATAAAGTAATGAATGCAGTTGGTAAGCAagtaaattacattttataagCCTTCAAAAGTATGCTCCCACCCGAACCGCCACCTCCCTTGACACCGCCATAACCACCATCAGCCAATATAGCTCCATCCACAGCCAAATACTCCTTCACTTTCATTTTCACTCTCCCACCTCCTGCCCCTCCATAATCCACTTCCTTACTCGTACTCCCCCCTTTACTCCCATAACTCCAAGGATCCTGCAAACTTGACCAAGAATACGCATCTCCTCCCCAAATATCCTCCGGCAACTTCTCTTTATCCACCAAACAACATGCCCCTCTCCCTCCATGCCCTCCGCCCGCCCCTTCTAAGCCCTGTGGTGTTCCACTCGTTTGCGGGGGAGGATCTCCAGCTAATCCCGTCGTATTCACAACCgaaccattaaaaaaactagcGTTATTCGCCACAAGCTCAAAAGTCCCGGTCACAATAGACGAATTGACTGATAAATTGAAATTCCCTGAGACATTTATCGTTATTGAACATCCAAAATTAGGGCAATGAAACCTCACACCAGGATGGATATAAAAATCTCCTTTCCCTTCTATGTACACGTCACGAGTGAGGTTCACATCAGCAACTATTTGACATACAGTATCAATCGAACCGATGCCTCCGAGATCGTCAGTGCAAGATGCCGACGGTGGATGCGGCGGCGGTGGAGGTGGTGCTGGTGGCGAGTAGTCTTGGTGGAAGAGGAGATTGGAATCGAAATCAATTACCGAAAAGGAACCCGATTCCGAATCCGAACCCGAACCCGAACAAAGAACTCTAAGGTTTGTGGTTAGGgttattattgtaattaaaatgGGTATAAAGGTGAAAATGAACTGAAACCGAGCCATTCACTGGTCGTGAAAGACATTAGAATTAGAAATTAGGAGTTGAATGTAAATGGAAACATTGGATTGTGGAATTCAATATCATCATGACAAAGAAAGCGATgaaatttcttccttttttttatagacGATTGAAAACCCTAGAAATGGATTCTCTGCAAGTGGAAAggttttttttgggggggggggggggagaggaAATGACAGTACACAACGGACAGGATgcgaagagagagagagatagagaagaGGGCGCTTTATTGGGTGTGGTTAGATGTACGATAAAATCAACCTCATGTTGGAATTGTGTCGagtttttattgattgaaattgtGATGGTTTTCCGTCGG
The Populus nigra chromosome 3, ddPopNigr1.1, whole genome shotgun sequence genome window above contains:
- the LOC133690036 gene encoding uncharacterized protein LOC133690036 isoform X2: MARFQFIFTFIPILITIITLTTNLRVLCSGSGSDSESGSFSVIDFDSNLLFHQDYSPPAPPPPPPHPPSASCTDDLGGIGSIDTVCQIVADVNLTRDVYIEGKGDFYIHPGVRFHCPNFGCSITINVSGNFNLSVNSSIVTGTFELVANNASFFNGSVVNTTGLAGDPPPQTSGTPQGLEGAGGGHGGRGACCLVDKEKLPEDIWGGDAYSWSSLQDPWSYGSKGGSTSKEVDYGGAGGGRVKMKVKEYLAVDGAILADGGYGGVKGGGGSGGSILLKAYKMTGGGRISACGGNGFAGGGGGRVSVDIFSRHDDPQIFVHGGNSFGCPENAGGAGTLYDAVARSLTVSNHNMSTDTDTLLLEFPYQPLWTNVYVRNHARATVPLLWSRVQVQGQISLLCSGVLSFGLAHYASSEFELFAEELLMSDSVIKVYGALRMSVKMFLMWNSKMIIDGGEDVTVATSLLEASNLVVLKESSVIHSNANLGVHGQGLLNLSGSGNWIEAQRLVLSLFYSIHVAPGSVLRGPVENATSDAITPRLHCQLEECPAELFHPPEDCNVNSSLSFTLQICRVEDITVEGLIEGSVVHFNQARAISVPSSGTISASGMGCTGGVGRGNGLSNGIGSGGGHGGKGGSACYNDSCVDGGVSYGDAELPCELGSGSGQENSSGSTAGGGIIVMGSLEHPLSSLSVEGSVRADGESFKGITRDQLVVMKGTAGGPGGGSGGTILLFLHTLDLGEHAVLSSVGGYGSPKGGGGGGGGRVHFHWSDIPTGDMYQPIARVNGSIHTWGGLGRDDGHAGENGTVTGKACPKGLYGIFCEVLETNRAEESQSHVHRMYFMGRNTFSEPWHLPHTPPEQIKEIVYEGAFNTFVDEINGIAAYQWWEGAIYILVSVLAYPLAWSWQQWRRRIKLQRLREFVRSEYDHACLRSCRSRALYEGLKVAATSDLMLGYLDFYLGGDEKRTDIPARLHQRFPMSILFGGDGSYMAPFSIQSDNILTSLMSQMVPSTTWYRIAAGLNAQLRLVCRGRLIATFRPVLRWLETHANPALRNHGVHVDLAWFQATTSGHCQYGLLVHAVEEESEHTSVEGIDGAKQIEEDSRLMKNTNQENPSGHWREEVFVSQAHRNRDNYMRRKRIYGGIIDTNSLRMLEEKRDLFYLISFIVHNTKPVGHQDLVGLVISTLLLGDFSLVLLTLLQLYSISLAGVFLVLFILPLGILMPFPAGINALFSHGPRRSAGLARIYALWIVTSLINVVVAFICGYIHYNSQSSSSKKFPFQTWSISMDESEWWIFPAGLVVCKILQSQLINWHVANLEIQDRSLYSNDFELFWQS
- the LOC133690036 gene encoding uncharacterized protein LOC133690036 isoform X1, which encodes MARFQFIFTFIPILITIITLTTNLRVLCSGSGSDSESGSFSVIDFDSNLLFHQDYSPPAPPPPPPHPPSASCTDDLGGIGSIDTVCQIVADVNLTRDVYIEGKGDFYIHPGVRFHCPNFGCSITINVSGNFNLSVNSSIVTGTFELVANNASFFNGSVVNTTGLAGDPPPQTSGTPQGLEGAGGGHGGRGACCLVDKEKLPEDIWGGDAYSWSSLQDPWSYGSKGGSTSKEVDYGGAGGGRVKMKVKEYLAVDGAILADGGYGGVKGGGGSGGSILLKAYKMTGGGRISACGGNGFAGGGGGRVSVDIFSRHDDPQIFVHGGNSFGCPENAGGAGTLYDAVARSLTVSNHNMSTDTDTLLLEFPYQPLWTNVYVRNHARATVPLLWSRVQVQGQISLLCSGVLSFGLAHYASSEFELFAEELLMSDSVIKVYGALRMSVKMFLMWNSKMIIDGGEDVTVATSLLEASNLVVLKESSVIHSNANLGVHGQGLLNLSGSGNWIEAQRLVLSLFYSIHVAPGSVLRGPVENATSDAITPRLHCQLEECPAELFHPPEDCNVNSSLSFTLQICRVEDITVEGLIEGSVVHFNQARAISVPSSGTISASGMGCTGGVGRGNGLSNGIGSGGGHGGKGGSACYNDSCVDGGVSYGDAELPCELGSGSGQENSSGSTAGGGIIVMGSLEHPLSSLSVEGSVRADGESFKGITRDQLVVMKGTAGGPGGGSGGTILLFLHTLDLGEHAVLSSVGGYGSPKGGGGGGGGRVHFHWSDIPTGDMYQPIARVNGSIHTWGGLGRDDGHAGENGTVTGKACPKGLYGIFCEECPVGTYKNVIGSSRVLCHSCPADDLPRRAAYIAVRGGIAETPCPYKCVSERFHMPHCYTALEELIYTFGGPWLFCLLLLGLLILLALVLSVARMKFVGVDELPGPAPTQHGSQIDHSFPFLESLNEVLETNRAEESQSHVHRMYFMGRNTFSEPWHLPHTPPEQIKEIVYEGAFNTFVDEINGIAAYQWWEGAIYILVSVLAYPLAWSWQQWRRRIKLQRLREFVRSEYDHACLRSCRSRALYEGLKVAATSDLMLGYLDFYLGGDEKRTDIPARLHQRFPMSILFGGDGSYMAPFSIQSDNILTSLMSQMVPSTTWYRIAAGLNAQLRLVCRGRLIATFRPVLRWLETHANPALRNHGVHVDLAWFQATTSGHCQYGLLVHAVEEESEHTSVEGIDGAKQIEEDSRLMKNTNQENPSGHWREEVFVSQAHRNRDNYMRRKRIYGGIIDTNSLRMLEEKRDLFYLISFIVHNTKPVGHQDLVGLVISTLLLGDFSLVLLTLLQLYSISLAGVFLVLFILPLGILMPFPAGINALFSHGPRRSAGLARIYALWIVTSLINVVVAFICGYIHYNSQSSSSKKFPFQTWSISMDESEWWIFPAGLVVCKILQSQLINWHVANLEIQDRSLYSNDFELFWQS